CGCAGCACTGATCCAGGATCAGCCGGCCGAATTCATCGTGGCCGACAAGGGCTACGATTCGGATGCCTTCGTCGAAACAATTACGACGCAGGGCGGTCAGGCGGTAATCCCGCCGCGTTCCAACCGACTCAACCCCCGCTCGTTCGACCGGCATATCTACAAGAGCCGCAATCTGATCGAGCGTTTCTTCGCTCGCATCAAGCAATTCAGACGCATCGCCACGCGTTACGACAAGCTCGCCCACTCCTTCCTGTCGTTCGTCCATCTGGCTTGTTCCATCGTCTGGTTGGCTTGATTGAGAACAGACCCTAGGAGGTTATATAGGCCAATTTCGGCAGGCCGCCAGCCGGCGGGCTACGGCGGAACGGGGAGAGGCGCGCGTCAGCCCTCGTCGTAGGGCAGGCGGATATGGCCGTAGCGGATGGCGAGCACCGCCAGGGCGAGGATGAGGATGGCCAGCGACAGGCCGATCATGGTCAGGCCGTCCATCTCTTTCATGCCGATGGTGATGTAGCGGGCGATGGCCACCATGGCGATGTAAAGGGGATAGCGGATCGGCAGCTTGCCGCTCTGGAAGTAGAGGCCGACCATGGTGAGGATTTCGAGATAAATGAACAGGAGCAGGATGTCCTGCAGCAGCACCGCGCCCCGCTCCACCATGGCCAGGGTCTCCTGGCCGATGGCCACCAGCGTGGCCCCGGCAATCAGGAGCAGCCCCAGCCACTCCACCCAGTGCAGGGCACGGATCACCGGACTGTCGGGGCTATGCGGCAGATTCTTCATCGGGCGTTCTCCGTGCAGAACAAAGGCGGCTCCGCGCAAGGCCGCCTTCTTGCCACGTCAGAAAGAAGCGCCGGGACCACTCAGAAGAAGGTGGTCACCGCGGCGTCGAGGGCGTCGCGCATGTCGGGGTCGTCGGTGATGGGCCGCACCAGGGCGACGCGGCTGGCAGCGCGGGGGTCCACGCCCTTGGCAATCAGGGAGCCGGCGTAGACCAGCATGCGGGTCGAGATGCCCTCGTCCAGGCCGTGGCCCTTGAGGTTGCGGGCACGTTCGGCGATGGACACCAGCTTGTCGGCGGTGGACCTGTCCACCCCGGACTCGTGGCCCACGATTTCGACTTCGATGTCATGCTCGGGGTAATTGAAGTCCAGGGCGCCGAAACGCTGCTTGGTGGACTGCTTGAGGTCCTTCATCAGGCTTTGGTAGCCCGGATTGTAGGAGATCACCAGCTGGAAGTCGGGGTGGGCATGCACCAGCTCGCCCTTCTTTTCCAGGGGCAGCACGCGGCGCGCGTCGGTCAGCGGATGGATCACCACCGTGGTGTCCTGCCGCGCCTCGACCACCTCGTCCAGGTAGCAGATGGCCCCATTGCGGGCGGCGATGGTCAGCGGGCCGTCCTGCCAGCGGGTGCCGTTGACGTCGAGCAGGAAGCGGCCGACCAGGTCACTGGCGGTCATATCCTCGTTGCAGGCCACGGTGATGAGCGGCTTGCCCAGCTTCCAGGCCATGTATTCGACGAAGCGGGTCTTGCCGCAGCCGGTGGGGCCCTTGAGCATCATCGGCATGCGCACGGAATAGGCGGCCTCGTACAGCTCGACCTCGTCGGCCACGGGGCGATAGTAGGGTTGCTGCTTGATGAAATACTGGTCCATGCTCATGGTCATTCTCCAAATTGATCATTTGCTTTGCATATCCGCGCGACGGGTGGACGACGGCACGTGGCCGGTCCGGTCGTCGCCGCCACGCCGATACGCAAGATTCCGCCGACCGGGACCGCGCTGCCGGCGACTGCGCCGGGCCAGTCGTGCTTCCGATCGGATGCCCGGCGGCTCAGCGCGTCAGTCCCAGATACAGCGTCGAGAGCTTTTCCGGCAGCCTGGCGACATGGTCCAGGACCATGTAGTTCTTGGCGCCGAAAATGCGCGACACGTATTCGTCGGCATAGGGGTCCAGGCTCAGGCAGTAGGTGTGAATGCCGCTCTTGGTCAACTCCTCCACCGCCCGCTTGGCATCGAAGCGCAGGTACTGCGGATCGCGCACGTCATTGTCGGCCGGCTCGCCGTCGGTAAGCACCAGCAGCAGCTTCTTGTGGCTGGGCTGGCGCTTCAGGATGCTGCCGGCATGGCGCAGGGCCGTGCCCATGCGGGTCGAGAGCTGCCCGGTCATGCCGGCCAGCCTGGCCTTGGCCTTGTCGTCGTACGGCGTGTCGAAATCCTTGAAGCGGTAGTACTCCACGTCGTGGCGCCCGTTGGAATCGAAGCCATGGATGGCGAAGGGATCCCCGATCTTGGCCAGGGCTTCGGACAGCAGGGTCGCCGCCTCCCGCGCCAGGTCCAGCACGGTGGCGTCGGTGCCGGCATCACGCACCTTGTCGTTGGTGGACTCGGACAGATCGATGAGCAGCAGCACGCTGAGATCGCGCACCTTGAGCGTGGTGCGGATGCCGATGCGCGGATCGGGCATCAGCCCCATGCGGATGTCGACCATGGCGCGAATGGCGGCTTCGATGTCGATCTCGTCGCCGTCTTCCTGCTTGCGCTG
This sequence is a window from Thermithiobacillus tepidarius DSM 3134. Protein-coding genes within it:
- a CDS encoding IS5 family transposase; the encoded protein is AALIQDQPAEFIVADKGYDSDAFVETITTQGGQAVIPPRSNRLNPRSFDRHIYKSRNLIERFFARIKQFRRIATRYDKLAHSFLSFVHLACSIVWLA
- a CDS encoding phosphate-starvation-inducible protein PsiE — protein: MKNLPHSPDSPVIRALHWVEWLGLLLIAGATLVAIGQETLAMVERGAVLLQDILLLFIYLEILTMVGLYFQSGKLPIRYPLYIAMVAIARYITIGMKEMDGLTMIGLSLAILILALAVLAIRYGHIRLPYDEG
- a CDS encoding CbbQ/NirQ/NorQ/GpvN family protein encodes the protein MTMSMDQYFIKQQPYYRPVADEVELYEAAYSVRMPMMLKGPTGCGKTRFVEYMAWKLGKPLITVACNEDMTASDLVGRFLLDVNGTRWQDGPLTIAARNGAICYLDEVVEARQDTTVVIHPLTDARRVLPLEKKGELVHAHPDFQLVISYNPGYQSLMKDLKQSTKQRFGALDFNYPEHDIEVEIVGHESGVDRSTADKLVSIAERARNLKGHGLDEGISTRMLVYAGSLIAKGVDPRAASRVALVRPITDDPDMRDALDAAVTTFF